One region of Pan paniscus chromosome 5, NHGRI_mPanPan1-v2.0_pri, whole genome shotgun sequence genomic DNA includes:
- the LOC117980666 gene encoding LOW QUALITY PROTEIN: uncharacterized protein LOC117980666 (The sequence of the model RefSeq protein was modified relative to this genomic sequence to represent the inferred CDS: deleted 1 base in 1 codon) produces MEYLNMDGMEFNFMLVMVEKGFAKQSIIVNNVLEDYLTLQKRTHSQALTELSSSNLVSVMIVSICPFRDSFKVRQTCSSGILHHHLLCITIWIESNAAAINKMCVCSIHPSTHSPIYLSTHRHIYPYIHPHTHSSTHPTVHSSIHPHTHPPIHLPIHPSTHPLICPSIHPSVYLPTHLSSTHPFIHPSIHPLIYISTHLSTHSPIHPPIHPSIYLPIHPSIYLPIHPPIHPSIHLSTHPFIHPSIHPSTHPPIHISTHPSAHAASTYPSTYPPIHSSIHIPIYPFVYPSTYPCTHSPIPHPSPTHLSIHPSIH; encoded by the exons ATGGAATATCTGAATAtggatggaatggagttcaaCTTTATGCTGGTTATGGTGGAAAAAGGATTTGCTAAACAAAGTATCATTGTAAACAATGTTTTAGAGGACTATTTAACTTTACAAAAGAGAACACACTCTCAAGCACTTACGGAACTGTCATCCTCAAACCTTGTGTCAGTTATGATAGTCTCCATATGCCCATTTAGGGATTCATTTAAGGTCCGGCAGACTTGCTCCTCAGGAATACTTCACCATCACTTGCTTTGTATTACTATATGGATTGAAAGTAATGCAGCTGCCATTAACAAAATGTGTGTAtgctccatccatccatccacccattcacccatctacCTATCCACCCATCGACATATCTACCCATACATCCACCCGcacacccattcatccacccatccaactgtccattcatccatccatccacataccc atccacctatccatctacccattcaCCCATCTACTCATCCACTCATCTgcccctccatccacccatccgtcTACCTACCCACCCATCtgtcatccacccatccattcatccatccatccatccatccgctcATCTATATatctacccatctatccacccattcacccatccacccacctatccacccatccatctatctgcccatccacccatccatatatctccccatccatccacccattcacccatccatccacctatccacccatccattcatccatccatctatccatccatctacccatccacccatccatatATCTACCCATCCGTCTGCCCATGCAGCTAGCACctacccatccacctatccacccatccattcatccatccatataCCCATCTACCCATTCGTctacccatccacctatccatgcacccattcacccatcccccatccatcc cccacccatttatctattcatccatctattcattaa
- the LOC103786147 gene encoding ATP synthase subunit f, mitochondrial, giving the protein PQKISGLKKTEEHSGHQDSKIASVVPVKDKKLLEVKLGELPSWILMGDFSPSGIFGAFQRGYYRYYKYINVKKGSISGVTMVLACYVLFSYSFSYKHLKHEWLRKYH; this is encoded by the coding sequence CCCCAGAAAATAAGCGGgcttaagaaaacagaagaacaCAGTGGACACCAGGACTCTAAGATAGCGTCAGTTGTACCAGTGAAGGACAAGAAACTTCTGGAGGTCAAACTGGGGGAGCTGCCAAGCTGGATCTTGATGGGGGACTTCAGCCCTAGTGGCATTTTTGGAGCGTTTCAAAGAGGTTACTACCGGTACTACAAGTACATCAATGTGAAGAAGGGGAGCATCTCGGGGGTTACCATGGTGCTGGCATGCTACGTGCTCTTCAGCTACTCCTTTTCCTACAAGCATCTCAAGCACGAGTGGCTCCGCAAATACCACTGA